The window CGCTATCGGCCGCGGGACTTCACACAACTGGTTGGCCAGGATCACGTCGCCCGGGCTTTGCAGGGCGCGATCGAAACTTCTCGCGTGGGGCACGCTTACCTGTTCACAGGTGCTCGCGGGGTCGGCAAGACCAGCACGGCTCGGATCTTTGCAAAAGCACTCAACCATCCCGACGGTCCGACGGCGAACCCGGACAACGAAAGCGACGTCGCTCAAGCGATTGATTCGGGAGAAGACGTCGATGTGATCGAGATCGACGGTGCCAGCAACCGCGGCATCGACGAGATCCGTTCGTTGCGAGCCAATGTGGGCGTGCGTCCCAGTCGCTCGCGGTACAAGATCTACATCATCGACGAAGTTCACATGTTGACGGGAGCCGCGTTCAACGCACTTCTGAAAACATTGGAAGAGCCGCCCGAGCACGTCAAATTTATCTTCTGCACGACGGATCCGGAGAAGATTCCGATCACCGTGCTCAGCCGTTGCCAGCGATTCGATTTCGCTCCGGTTGAGAGCGACAAGATCGTGCAGCGTCTGCGAGAAATCGTCGAAGCGGAAGACAACACAGTCGAAGACGAAGCGTTGGAATTGCTGGCGCGTCGTGCCGCTGGTTCAATGCGAGACAGTCAATCGTTGCTCGAGCAAGTTTTGAGCTTCAGCGATGGCCACCTGACAGCGGACCATGTCCACACGATGCTGGGGACGGCGGATGATCAGCGATTGCATCGATTGGCCGAAGCCATGGCCAATCGAGATGCGTCGGCTGCCCTTCTTCAAATTGATGAAGCGGTTGCAGCCGGTGTCGACGCGGGACGCTTGGCGGAACAGATGCTCGGCTACTTCCGCGACTTGATGGCTGTCGCGGTTGGTTGCGAAGCATCGTTGATGCGTTACGCGGCTGCATCGATGCACGGTGCGCTTGGCGAACTGGCGAGTCGTTGGGGTTTGCAGACCGTGCTCGCGATCGTTGGTTTGGTCGACGAAACACTGGTCCGAATCCGGCACAGCGTTCACGCTCGAGTGTTGCTCGAGGCCACTGTGATTCAGGTTTGTCATTTACCCGATCTGCAAGCGATCTCGGACCTGGCCTCGGCGGCGTCCGGAGCGGGTGGCAAATCAGCGGGCGAAAAAAAAAAGCGAGCCGCGGTAGCTAGTCCGGCCGCAAAATCGGTTGCGGCCCAACCGGCTTCGGAGCCATCGGGTTCGGCACCGGCTTCGGTGGATGAGCCTGCAAAAATGCGAGTGGATTCTGCGGCGACTCCTTCCGGGGGCCATCTTGCAGTCGCGAATTCGGCTGCTCCGGCCGCGGTCGCAGGGGTTCCTTCCGGTCGTGTTCCCCCGGTAGCTTCATCCTCTCAGGCAGGTGTTCAACCTCAAGCCGTTTCGGCGACTGACACCGGTTCGGCAGGCTCGGGGGCTCCTTCGCAGTCGACCGCGGTCGCTGAAAAGCCAGCCGCGTCAGCCGACTCCACGACATCGACTGATGGCTATCCGCAGATCTCCGGTGACGAGGCCAAGACGAGCTGGACCCAGGTTTTGCAAGAGATGGACCCGATGACGGCGACGCTGGCGAAAGCCGCCGAACGGGTCGATTCACCAGAGCCCGGCGTGCTTCGGTTGATCTTCCCCGGCAACTCGGGGCTGGCATTGAGTCGTTGCCAAATGCCCGAGCACAAAGAGGAAATCCTCCGCACGCTTTCACGAGTGACTGGACGGCGTGCTACCTTGCAGTTCGAAGCAACAGCGGTCAAAAAAGTTGAGCCAGTTGCTGCTGCGAAACCGAAGAATCGAAATCGAATGCAGCGAATGCGCGAGATTCAGGCCAACCCTTTGGTCCAGTCTTGCGTCGAATTGCTCGGAGCCGAAATCGTTCGCGTCGATACGCCTCGCGGATGAGGCCGGTCGACTCGATCGGCTTTTGCTCACCCATCGTTAACTTGTCATCACTGACTCTCGTTCCACTGGATTGGACCCATGTTCAAAGGCCTCGGCAATCTCGGCAACATCGCATCGATGGTTGGCAAACTGCAAGAAATTCCGCAG of the Rhodopirellula bahusiensis genome contains:
- the dnaX gene encoding DNA polymerase III subunit gamma/tau; this encodes MSDDQSADNGSYVVVARRYRPRDFTQLVGQDHVARALQGAIETSRVGHAYLFTGARGVGKTSTARIFAKALNHPDGPTANPDNESDVAQAIDSGEDVDVIEIDGASNRGIDEIRSLRANVGVRPSRSRYKIYIIDEVHMLTGAAFNALLKTLEEPPEHVKFIFCTTDPEKIPITVLSRCQRFDFAPVESDKIVQRLREIVEAEDNTVEDEALELLARRAAGSMRDSQSLLEQVLSFSDGHLTADHVHTMLGTADDQRLHRLAEAMANRDASAALLQIDEAVAAGVDAGRLAEQMLGYFRDLMAVAVGCEASLMRYAAASMHGALGELASRWGLQTVLAIVGLVDETLVRIRHSVHARVLLEATVIQVCHLPDLQAISDLASAASGAGGKSAGEKKKRAAVASPAAKSVAAQPASEPSGSAPASVDEPAKMRVDSAATPSGGHLAVANSAAPAAVAGVPSGRVPPVASSSQAGVQPQAVSATDTGSAGSGAPSQSTAVAEKPAASADSTTSTDGYPQISGDEAKTSWTQVLQEMDPMTATLAKAAERVDSPEPGVLRLIFPGNSGLALSRCQMPEHKEEILRTLSRVTGRRATLQFEATAVKKVEPVAAAKPKNRNRMQRMREIQANPLVQSCVELLGAEIVRVDTPRG